A single genomic interval of Terriglobus albidus harbors:
- a CDS encoding DUF190 domain-containing protein yields MSTRILMIFCDETDLWMGGEQLYAAIVRKLHRHGIAGATVLRGLMGYGVHRRIHKKGLFGVSDETPIVILAIDEEQKLREMLPILVPMVKEGLINLVDTEVISFGADRALSGEEDAGTRDDEDGD; encoded by the coding sequence ATGAGCACCCGAATTTTGATGATCTTCTGTGATGAGACTGACCTTTGGATGGGTGGCGAACAGCTCTATGCCGCAATTGTGCGTAAACTCCATCGCCACGGCATTGCCGGTGCGACGGTCTTGCGCGGTCTGATGGGCTACGGAGTCCACCGCCGTATCCACAAGAAGGGACTCTTCGGCGTCTCCGATGAGACTCCGATTGTGATCCTCGCCATCGACGAAGAACAGAAACTGCGAGAGATGTTGCCGATCCTTGTCCCGATGGTCAAAGAAGGCCTCATCAATCTGGTGGATACAGAAGTGATCTCCTTCGGTGCAGATCGTGCATTATCCGGCGAAGAAGACGCAGGAACTCGGGATGATGAAGATGGCGACTAG
- a CDS encoding TetR/AcrR family transcriptional regulator gives MSQRGRPKTFDRETALDAAMLLFWNRGFEQTSVDDLAGAMGIQTSSLYSSFGDKETLFLDAVNHYRTGRGSVFDAAVMEGKTAKEGFENLFRVTAAELTRKDQPSGCMLCLALPTCSPKYDHLQQELDRLRALSDMVLLKRLEKAVRDKEIPKSTDLRLLVSFFRTTLLGMSLQARAGASKETLLKIGKLALQIWPGKQSSRDR, from the coding sequence ATGAGTCAACGTGGACGGCCAAAGACGTTCGACAGAGAGACCGCATTAGACGCGGCCATGCTGTTGTTTTGGAACCGGGGATTCGAGCAGACCTCCGTTGACGATCTCGCCGGCGCTATGGGCATCCAAACCTCGAGCCTCTATTCATCGTTCGGTGATAAAGAGACGCTATTTCTCGATGCAGTAAACCACTACCGAACAGGAAGAGGCAGTGTCTTTGACGCTGCTGTTATGGAAGGCAAAACGGCCAAAGAGGGTTTTGAGAACCTGTTTCGCGTCACTGCTGCCGAATTGACCCGCAAAGATCAGCCTAGTGGCTGCATGCTTTGCCTCGCCCTTCCTACATGTTCCCCAAAGTACGACCACTTGCAACAAGAGCTGGATCGGCTTCGGGCACTCTCCGACATGGTTTTATTGAAACGGTTGGAGAAGGCGGTGCGGGATAAGGAGATTCCAAAATCGACGGACCTTCGTCTGCTGGTCTCGTTCTTCAGAACGACGCTCTTAGGGATGTCGCTGCAAGCCCGTGCGGGTGCGAGCAAGGAAACGCTTTTGAAGATCGGGAAACTTGCGCTTCAGATCTGGCCAGGCAAACAGTCCTCACGAGACAGATAG
- a CDS encoding efflux RND transporter periplasmic adaptor subunit, translating into MQGILKKGSSLVRTGMWLIALSAITVAAAGCKQAAPETKPKLAAAPVDAAQVITRDVRVSDEFNGRVWATNSVEIRPRVTGYIDRIAFREGQMVHKGDLLYVIDPRPYKDVADSAKAGLDREHAAADFAKIQTERAQRLKQQDAVSQEELQNRSSDLLQSGARVKAAEAAVASAELNLSYTEVRSPIDGRISRTLLTLGNLAQADQTVLTSVVSVDPVYVYFDCDEQSYLRFQQSSHRGSGVGAENPVRVALANEAGFPHAGHIDFVDNQLNPTTGTIRARVVLANPDQTLTPGLFARVQLQSAAPAQAILIDDKAVLTDQDRKYVYVVGEGNVAQRKDIVLGGTNDGLRIVKSGLTPQDRVVVGGLQLIYFPGAPITPKETSMEVSTAGLNNIAVAAKK; encoded by the coding sequence ATGCAAGGCATTCTCAAAAAGGGATCATCGCTGGTGCGTACAGGGATGTGGTTGATCGCTTTGTCCGCTATCACAGTTGCTGCCGCCGGCTGCAAGCAAGCAGCACCTGAAACGAAGCCAAAACTAGCGGCGGCTCCGGTCGATGCGGCGCAGGTCATCACCAGAGATGTTCGCGTCTCCGATGAATTTAATGGCCGCGTGTGGGCGACGAACTCCGTAGAGATTCGGCCCCGCGTGACAGGCTACATCGACCGCATTGCCTTCCGGGAAGGGCAAATGGTCCATAAGGGTGATCTGCTTTATGTCATCGATCCCCGGCCCTACAAGGATGTGGCAGATAGCGCCAAGGCTGGATTGGACCGGGAGCACGCGGCGGCAGACTTCGCGAAGATCCAGACGGAACGGGCGCAACGGCTCAAGCAGCAGGACGCCGTCTCCCAGGAGGAATTACAGAACCGCAGTTCTGACCTGCTGCAGAGTGGAGCACGGGTCAAAGCAGCAGAGGCAGCCGTGGCTTCCGCTGAGCTGAACCTCTCCTATACCGAAGTGCGCTCGCCGATCGATGGCCGCATCAGCCGAACCCTGCTGACGTTGGGAAATCTTGCCCAGGCGGATCAAACCGTGCTGACATCGGTCGTTTCGGTGGACCCGGTTTATGTCTACTTCGACTGTGATGAACAAAGCTATCTTCGCTTCCAGCAGAGCTCGCATCGCGGAAGCGGCGTTGGCGCTGAGAATCCAGTCCGGGTTGCCCTGGCGAATGAGGCAGGTTTTCCGCATGCCGGCCACATCGATTTCGTTGATAACCAGCTCAATCCGACTACTGGCACTATTCGAGCCCGTGTGGTGCTCGCAAATCCTGACCAGACACTGACACCCGGCTTGTTTGCCCGCGTTCAGTTACAGAGCGCTGCGCCGGCACAGGCGATTCTGATCGACGATAAGGCCGTTTTGACGGATCAGGACCGCAAATATGTCTATGTCGTCGGAGAGGGTAACGTCGCGCAACGTAAGGATATCGTTCTGGGCGGCACGAATGATGGACTGCGCATTGTGAAATCTGGCTTGACGCCTCAGGACCGGGTGGTTGTGGGAGGGCTGCAACTGATTTATTTCCCCGGCGCACCGATCACGCCAAAGGAAACCAGCATGGAAGTCTCAACCGCGGGTCTGAACAATATCGCCGTCGCGGCAAAGAAATAA